Below is a genomic region from Cydia strobilella chromosome 1, ilCydStro3.1, whole genome shotgun sequence.
AGGAAgtaattataatagttttttttaattttcgaaAATAAAATGGCAGTGGAAGCCGTAAAAACTGAATTGCTTGATCTGGAAAATAAGATAACTAACCATCTTGCCTATGGAACTTCGTAAGTACAATTATGTGAATAAATATCACGCCAAATAGGCGCAATATTATAACGTCGAGTTGCGAGAATCTATAACCTATATGTGAATAAATATAATCCTgccttttaattaattttcagaTACACTTGGTCGCCCAGAGATTTTGAATTGGGTTCAGCCCTTGGCCGTGGAAAGTTTGGACATGTACACATAGCCAGAGAGAAGAAAACAGGCTTCCTTGTTGCTATTAAAACTATGTTCAAGTCTCAAATAATGAAATCGCATTGTGAGAAACAAATACTACGTGAAATTGAGATTCAATCTCATTTGAAGTAAGTACTTAGTTTTGCTACCTATCTTCTTTCTGGCCATTTCAAGCACTGGATACAAATGTGTTGAGTTTGATTAACCTCTCAACTTCCAGGGGTCTATATTTTGCTATAATTAACAACTTTGCTGACCTGATATCGTATTAGGTATTTGGAAGCAAGAAGTTAAGCTATAATTctcatatttttcaatgtttatAGACATCCAAACATTCTCCGTTTGCTGACATGGTTCCATGATGAGAGGCGCATTTACCTGGTGGTGGAGTTTGCAGCAGGCGGTGAGCTATACAAATACCTCACTGATGCACCTAAGAAGCGTTTTCCAGAAGCCAAAGCTGCCAAGTATATTTATCAGGTAATATAACTTTCTTCATTAATACTTAAATGTGTACAttctttaaatttttattaattcagTGCTGTTATAGTTATTGAACAACTACCTACGTTTTTGCCTAGGCAAAGACATGACTGTATATATCGTAGCATTACCCAAATTACGGGTCGCGACCCCGTGGTGCTTGGTCCCGAGAGAAATTGTTCAGTTGGGCTGCAGCCCAGTAAACTTTGGGAACCCCTGGTATATCCTGAGTCCCAATAAAaaacaagaccgaagtgatcccataagtgttccgtttgtcaaaacaaagttttgcacggaacactaaaaatatgtTGGCATAAAagcatatttataaataaataagcaagtTGATTTTATACTCTATGGAGAATATTTAAAgcttgtttttaattaaaacttattaattaatttattttaaactttattgcacaattaaaaaacaagtacaaatggcagacttaatgcctcaaggcattctctaccagtcaaccataatagggcaaaacagaaattcTCGAATGTGGGTGCagtgtgaaaaataataattaaataattatagttaaaAATAATCTTTTATAAAGGATTCTGAGTATGAGTATTCAACACAATTAGAAAAAAGAATATTAGGTAAAACATATTAATACTTGGTTATAGGTGGCAGATGCTGTGGAGTACTGTCACCGGAACCATGTGATACACAGAGACATCAAGCCTGAAAACATTCTAGTTTCCTTCAGTGGGGACCTCAAGCTAGCAGACTTTGGCTGGTCAGTGCATGCACCATCTCAAAGGTaagcttttttgttttttatttccttACAGATTAATCTCAGGGTGCAATGTCTATCAGTTAAGAAACAAAAGAGAAACATTATTTAATCAAGCAACAATTAGGgtctgtttcacaatgtccaagtaaagtcctgaataagctacttgccacttatctgacaaATAAAGTCATCATTGGCGTTTTGcaatatttaaataagcctAACCTTTACAACTGAAGGtagttttatctggcagttaatttatttgttaattagctatccaatactttactagTATTATCTTGTCATTTGGAAAAAGGTACCTTCATATACAAGGGATCTTTGACAATGATGCCCTAACACTAATACAATGCCTTGCATCATGACATCTACTGCAACGCCCCTTCTCTCTGATAGTGACATTATGTTAGTACTCACTAGATACTAGCATTAGTACTATTAGTAGTACTAATAGCTGTCAGTTCTTGAACAATATTAGACTGATCTTTTGAGTGTGATTTGTgggctaataatattagtcttaaTACCATTTGAAAAGTCCTTtctgaaaaataatatgatgtTATCTCTA
It encodes:
- the LOC134755981 gene encoding aurora kinase B-like, with product MAVEAVKTELLDLENKITNHLAYGTSYTWSPRDFELGSALGRGKFGHVHIAREKKTGFLVAIKTMFKSQIMKSHCEKQILREIEIQSHLKHPNILRLLTWFHDERRIYLVVEFAAGGELYKYLTDAPKKRFPEAKAAKYIYQVADAVEYCHRNHVIHRDIKPENILVSFSGDLKLADFGWSVHAPSQRRKTMCGTLDYLPPEMIKREVYDVSVDHWCIGVLLYEFLVGKPPFESQTQDQTYARILSLDIKYPDHVPEGAKDLISKLLRHSNKDRLSLNAVKKHPWVQKFRTEASSTS